Proteins encoded within one genomic window of Hermetia illucens chromosome 2, iHerIll2.2.curated.20191125, whole genome shotgun sequence:
- the LOC119649888 gene encoding KAT8 regulatory NSL complex subunit 2 isoform X2, with amino-acid sequence MAANLNKIITKPQNRGFIVRKPVKTTAEQEKALRDQLHIEIENKSKACSNPTYDCSIPRVEGFEFCIRHILQDPRAPYKQCAYTYPSNGKKCLQPAPKYDGKKEPGLTNYCFEHSRLIQLTKTRNTVGKYKQVETNEAFMNELTHHIKIDGSSTNFTETDEEIDVVSANADPFIHYVHSADFENIGKDEPPKRRLLDYASDSSSDEDMPTTSNTWRSHEWDNSDNESVDSQNEDLLKHAGIYTTEEATMITKQKMMRLQVLYMEQILRLQHLLKEKRRKYLQAIKKERETLCSIHDQPKDTPQERKLYRKLKALNRYHKRYGMEAVLYRKYKEKRDRATEGLSYKPPSYQKCIFSEGGVKCGDRAIPSCKYCKKHILEDKKQVLFRACGVEKSGIVCQEPVPNIFEDATCVLHLDLPPAKAYTQKFRKVQETKNTDNNTITDYENIEK; translated from the exons ATGGCGGCAAATCTCAACAAGATCATAACGAAGCCACAAAACCGTGGTTTTATAGTCCGAAAGCCTGTAAAGACAACAGCCGAACAAGAAAAGGCTCTACGGGATCAGCTTCACATTGAGATCGAGAACAAATCTAAAGCTTGCTCCAACCCCACTTACGACTGTTCGATACCACGAGTAGAAGGTTTTGAATTTTGCATCCGACATATCCTTCAGGATCCCCGTGCCCCATACAAACAGTGTGCCTACACATATCCGAGTAATGGCAAGAAATGTTTGCAACCAGCTCCAAAATACGACGGGAAAAAAGAACCTGGACTCACAAACTATTGTTTTGAACATAGTCGTTTGATACAATTGACAAAAACACGGAATACAGTGGGAAAGTACAAACAAGTTGAAACAAATGAAGCTTTTATGAATGAGCTTACACATCATATTAAAATTGATGGTTCGTCGACAAATTTTACTGAGACAGATGAGGAGATTGATGTTGTGTCTGCTAATGCTGATCCTTTCA tacaTTATGTTCATTCGgcagattttgaaaatattgggaAGGACGAGCCCCCGAAACGCAGACTTTTGGACTATGCCTCAGATTCTTCGTCAGATGAAGACATGCCCACAACAAGCAATACGTGGCGATCACATGAATGGGACAATTCCGATAATGAAAGCGTCGATTCCCAAAACGAGGATTTACTCAA GCACGCTGGTATTTACACTACCGAGGAAGCTACAATGATAACCAAACAAAAAATGATGCGCTTGCAAGTTCTCTACATGGAGCAGATTCTACGTTTGCAGCATTTATTGAAAGAAAAACGAAGGAAATATTTACAGGCCATCAAAAAGGAGCGCGAAACGCTAT gcAGTATCCATGACCAACCCAAAGACACACCTCAAGAAAGGAAACTGTACCGCAAACTCAAAGCTCTAAATCGTTACCACAAACGATATGGAATGGAAGCAGTTCTCTATAGAAAGTACAAAGAAAAACGTGATCGTGCCACAGAAGGCTTGAGTTACAAGCCGCCATCATACCAAAAGTGCATATTTTCAGAAGGTGGAGTGAAGTGCGGTGATCGCGCTATTCCGagttgtaaatattgtaaaaaaCACATCCTGGAAGACAAGAAACAAGTCCTGTTCAGGGCTTGCGGTGTCGAAAAGAGTGGGATAGTTTGCCAAGAACCAGTGCCCAATATTTTCGAGGATGCAACTTGTGTATTGCACTTGGATCTGCCGCCGGCAAAAGCATATACCCAGAAG TTTAGAAAAGTGCAAGAAACGAAAAATACGGACAATAACACAATCACAGACTATGAGAATATAGAAAAATGA
- the LOC119648293 gene encoding DAZ-associated protein 2, whose product MSEKKVPPVNYPQVPSAPMEFSNYGFPGNRGPPPSYEESQKNMYPQHPPPAYPQGSQFGGYPSAPSYAPGPSAGGAPYMPYYNQAQGFPVNNAHMHNFQQTPQQRQFGVVYSNMQPQNSGQPSVEFDSGARFKGKGAGSISVPPPPPGYLPTPAQLAAMQGQPVMLKKKKNSFF is encoded by the exons ATgtcagaaaagaaag TTCCGCCCGTGAATTACCCGCAGGTTCCGTCTGCACCCATGGAGTTCTCGAATTATGGATTTCCAGGCAAT AGAGGTCCACCACCATCTTACGAAGAAAGTCAAAAGAATATGTACCCTCAACATCCGCCCCCAGCGTATCCGCAGGGATCCCAATTCGGGGGCTACCCTTCAGCTCCAAGTTACGCCCCGGGACCATCCGCGGGCGGGGCTCCGTACATGCCATACTACAATCAAGCGCAAGGCTTCCCCGTAAACAATGCCCATATGCATAACTTCCAGCAAACGCCTCAACAGCGCCAATTCGGTGTTGTGTATAGTAACATGCAGCCCCAGAATAGTGGTCAACCA TCAGTAGAGTTCGATTCTGGTGCCAGATTTAAGGGGAAAGGTGCTGGGTCGATATCAGTGCCTCCTCCCCCTCCAGGTTACTTGCCGACACCTGCACAACTCGCCGCGATGCAAGGACAGCCG GTgatgctgaaaaagaagaaaaattcctTCTTTTAA
- the LOC119649888 gene encoding KAT8 regulatory NSL complex subunit 2 isoform X1 codes for MAANLNKIITKPQNRGFIVRKPVKTTAEQEKALRDQLHIEIENKSKACSNPTYDCSIPRVEGFEFCIRHILQDPRAPYKQCAYTYPSNGKKCLQPAPKYDGKKEPGLTNYCFEHSRLIQLTKTRNTVGKYKQVETNEAFMNELTHHIKIDGSSTNFTETDEEIDVVSANADPFIHYVHSADFENIGKDEPPKRRLLDYASDSSSDEDMPTTSNTWRSHEWDNSDNESVDSQNEDLLKHAGIYTTEEATMITKQKMMRLQVLYMEQILRLQHLLKEKRRKYLQAIKKERETLCSIHDQPKDTPQERKLYRKLKALNRYHKRYGMEAVLYRKYKEKRDRATEGLSYKPPSYQKCIFSEGGVKCGDRAIPSCKYCKKHILEDKKQVLFRACGVEKSGIVCQEPVPNIFEDATCVLHLDLPPAKAYTQKKFESETEEEEEASDTIIKKADDDIKLETEENISSATDITAAQLVGTASSETTNSTALSTSSREKTPEIVGEKSQDVDMVPVEDNDQNVTISHEQQSSTSTAKEKGKEPTNDAIIDAGTNSDVDMEKLEVTDSPKPEDIEADDDTMSPEVTKED; via the exons ATGGCGGCAAATCTCAACAAGATCATAACGAAGCCACAAAACCGTGGTTTTATAGTCCGAAAGCCTGTAAAGACAACAGCCGAACAAGAAAAGGCTCTACGGGATCAGCTTCACATTGAGATCGAGAACAAATCTAAAGCTTGCTCCAACCCCACTTACGACTGTTCGATACCACGAGTAGAAGGTTTTGAATTTTGCATCCGACATATCCTTCAGGATCCCCGTGCCCCATACAAACAGTGTGCCTACACATATCCGAGTAATGGCAAGAAATGTTTGCAACCAGCTCCAAAATACGACGGGAAAAAAGAACCTGGACTCACAAACTATTGTTTTGAACATAGTCGTTTGATACAATTGACAAAAACACGGAATACAGTGGGAAAGTACAAACAAGTTGAAACAAATGAAGCTTTTATGAATGAGCTTACACATCATATTAAAATTGATGGTTCGTCGACAAATTTTACTGAGACAGATGAGGAGATTGATGTTGTGTCTGCTAATGCTGATCCTTTCA tacaTTATGTTCATTCGgcagattttgaaaatattgggaAGGACGAGCCCCCGAAACGCAGACTTTTGGACTATGCCTCAGATTCTTCGTCAGATGAAGACATGCCCACAACAAGCAATACGTGGCGATCACATGAATGGGACAATTCCGATAATGAAAGCGTCGATTCCCAAAACGAGGATTTACTCAA GCACGCTGGTATTTACACTACCGAGGAAGCTACAATGATAACCAAACAAAAAATGATGCGCTTGCAAGTTCTCTACATGGAGCAGATTCTACGTTTGCAGCATTTATTGAAAGAAAAACGAAGGAAATATTTACAGGCCATCAAAAAGGAGCGCGAAACGCTAT gcAGTATCCATGACCAACCCAAAGACACACCTCAAGAAAGGAAACTGTACCGCAAACTCAAAGCTCTAAATCGTTACCACAAACGATATGGAATGGAAGCAGTTCTCTATAGAAAGTACAAAGAAAAACGTGATCGTGCCACAGAAGGCTTGAGTTACAAGCCGCCATCATACCAAAAGTGCATATTTTCAGAAGGTGGAGTGAAGTGCGGTGATCGCGCTATTCCGagttgtaaatattgtaaaaaaCACATCCTGGAAGACAAGAAACAAGTCCTGTTCAGGGCTTGCGGTGTCGAAAAGAGTGGGATAGTTTGCCAAGAACCAGTGCCCAATATTTTCGAGGATGCAACTTGTGTATTGCACTTGGATCTGCCGCCGGCAAAAGCATATACCCAGAAG aaatttgaATCAGAAAcagaagaagaggaggaagcTAGTGACACAATCATAAAGAAAGCCGACGATGATATAAAACTAGAAACTGAAGAAAATATATCGTCAGCGACAGATATAACGGCAGCCCAATTGGTggggacagcctcttcagaaaCGACGAACTCTACCGCCCTGTCAACATCGTCCAGAGAAAAAACGCCGGAAATTGTTGGTGAAAAATCACAAGATGTTGATATGGTTCCTGTGGAAGACAACGATCAAAATGTAACAATTTCACATGAACAACAAAGCAGTACATCTACAGCAAAGGAGAAAGGAAAAGAGCCAACAAATGATGCCATCATTGATGCTGGGACAAACTCTGACGTTGATATGGAGAAGTTGGAAGTCACTGATTCACCGAAACCAGAAGATATCGAAGCAGATGATGACACAATGTCACCAGAAGTCACAAAAGAAGATTGA
- the LOC119649888 gene encoding KAT8 regulatory NSL complex subunit 2 isoform X3, with product MAANLNKIITKPQNRGFIVRKPVKTTAEQEKALRDQLHIEIENKSKACSNPTYDCSIPRVEGFEFCIRHILQDPRAPYKQCAYTYPSNGKKCLQPAPKYDGKKEPGLTNYCFEHSRLIQLTKTRNTVGKYKQVETNEAFMNELTHHIKIDGSSTNFTETDEEIDVVSANADPFIHYVHSADFENIGKDEPPKRRLLDYASDSSSDEDMPTTSNTWRSHEWDNSDNESVDSQNEDLLKHAGIYTTEEATMITKQKMMRLQVLYMEQILRLQHLLKEKRRKYLQAIKKERETLCSIHDQPKDTPQERKLYRKLKALNRYHKRYGMEAVLYRKYKEKRDRATEGLSYKPPSYQKCIFSEGGVKCGDRAIPSCKYCKKHILEDKKQVLFRACGVEKSGIVCQEPVPNIFEDATCVLHLDLPPAKAYTQKFFNYEYSISSHVK from the exons ATGGCGGCAAATCTCAACAAGATCATAACGAAGCCACAAAACCGTGGTTTTATAGTCCGAAAGCCTGTAAAGACAACAGCCGAACAAGAAAAGGCTCTACGGGATCAGCTTCACATTGAGATCGAGAACAAATCTAAAGCTTGCTCCAACCCCACTTACGACTGTTCGATACCACGAGTAGAAGGTTTTGAATTTTGCATCCGACATATCCTTCAGGATCCCCGTGCCCCATACAAACAGTGTGCCTACACATATCCGAGTAATGGCAAGAAATGTTTGCAACCAGCTCCAAAATACGACGGGAAAAAAGAACCTGGACTCACAAACTATTGTTTTGAACATAGTCGTTTGATACAATTGACAAAAACACGGAATACAGTGGGAAAGTACAAACAAGTTGAAACAAATGAAGCTTTTATGAATGAGCTTACACATCATATTAAAATTGATGGTTCGTCGACAAATTTTACTGAGACAGATGAGGAGATTGATGTTGTGTCTGCTAATGCTGATCCTTTCA tacaTTATGTTCATTCGgcagattttgaaaatattgggaAGGACGAGCCCCCGAAACGCAGACTTTTGGACTATGCCTCAGATTCTTCGTCAGATGAAGACATGCCCACAACAAGCAATACGTGGCGATCACATGAATGGGACAATTCCGATAATGAAAGCGTCGATTCCCAAAACGAGGATTTACTCAA GCACGCTGGTATTTACACTACCGAGGAAGCTACAATGATAACCAAACAAAAAATGATGCGCTTGCAAGTTCTCTACATGGAGCAGATTCTACGTTTGCAGCATTTATTGAAAGAAAAACGAAGGAAATATTTACAGGCCATCAAAAAGGAGCGCGAAACGCTAT gcAGTATCCATGACCAACCCAAAGACACACCTCAAGAAAGGAAACTGTACCGCAAACTCAAAGCTCTAAATCGTTACCACAAACGATATGGAATGGAAGCAGTTCTCTATAGAAAGTACAAAGAAAAACGTGATCGTGCCACAGAAGGCTTGAGTTACAAGCCGCCATCATACCAAAAGTGCATATTTTCAGAAGGTGGAGTGAAGTGCGGTGATCGCGCTATTCCGagttgtaaatattgtaaaaaaCACATCCTGGAAGACAAGAAACAAGTCCTGTTCAGGGCTTGCGGTGTCGAAAAGAGTGGGATAGTTTGCCAAGAACCAGTGCCCAATATTTTCGAGGATGCAACTTGTGTATTGCACTTGGATCTGCCGCCGGCAAAAGCATATACCCAGAAG TTTTTCAACTACGAATACAGCATTTCTTCACATGTTAAATAA